Proteins encoded together in one Bactrocera neohumeralis isolate Rockhampton chromosome 4, APGP_CSIRO_Bneo_wtdbg2-racon-allhic-juicebox.fasta_v2, whole genome shotgun sequence window:
- the LOC126754642 gene encoding uncharacterized protein LOC126754642, with amino-acid sequence MQDHRNVEKPTAKIYYSKLLAVTKIEATWNILKCKIRYLKSQMKSAEHWLNSTGAGVEDGDVELTVMDKVLKSCPHYRQLADIFATEREAEVVVMSSSAMKLDSVENVVDNLEDPEAQEELEISELASTYLRPARLPKKLRPNTKTLPLINWLH; translated from the exons ATGCAGGATCACCGAAACGTCGAG AAACCAACAGCGAAAATTTACTATAGTAAGTTGCTTGCAGtgacaaaaattgaagcaaCGTGGAACATCTTAAAATGTAAGATTCGCTATTTAAAAAGCCAAATGAAATCGGCAGAACACTGGCTAAATTCCACGGGCGCTGGAGTAGAGGATGGCGATGTGGAGCTGACTGTGATGg ATAAAGTGCTTAAAAGTTGTCCGCATTACAGACAATTAGCAGACATTTTTGCTACGGAGAGGGAAGCTGAGGTGGTGGTAATGAGCTCCTCTGCAATGAAACTCGACTCTGTGGAAAATGTTGTGGATAATTTGGAAGACCCCGAAGCGCAGGAAGAACTTGAAATTTCTGAATTGGCATCTACTTATCTGCGGCCAGCCcgtttgccaaaaaaattaaggCCAAACACCAAAACACTGCCATTGATAAACTGGCTACATTAG